From a single Cydia amplana chromosome 22, ilCydAmpl1.1, whole genome shotgun sequence genomic region:
- the LOC134658507 gene encoding uncharacterized protein LOC134658507, producing the protein MDKKQKSCIPFLRQCFLTASVAFNIMGHGCVIGYPAVLIPRLRQPESYIHPTASQESWIASVIGFAFMPGNLLVMPLMDVIGRKKCHILSVIPILVGWFLVLLADNVQALILARFLQGISMGILGPLGSIIISEMTDPKYRGAFLTCISLSLTIGVMFTHTIGTLLSWQQTALLCSFLSFTSLNMIIFTPETPPWLIAKGKYEESREVFYWLRGQGPEQEDELQHMITAQKMIRKSSVAGQKLSFCTKTKRFFRYIGSTFKKPEFYKPMLIMLHVFAMFQFAGINVISSYAKDIIEQVVGPEANAVVLMVILDCERLVCNILAVFIMQKCKRRTVLFTLGAICVISYISKATYVLTKQNNWLPFENQIVPIFLICMYMFSLTFGLSTIPFAISGEIFPLEYRGLGGGLSALPVSLNFFIAVKSFPVLTGSIGLPLTYVVYGGIVSYCLVVLWFILPETKDRTLQEIEDELRGNTVLEDRRESEPLNGNILLRRYSSQIIVH; encoded by the exons ATGGATAAGAAGCAGAAGAGCTGTATACCATTTTTGAGACAG TGTTTTCTAACGGCAAGTGTGGCCTTTAACATCATGGGGCACGGCTGTGTCATAGGCTACCCCGCAGTCTTGATTCCTAGATTGAGGCAGCCCGAGTCCTATATTCATCCTACGGCCAGTCAGGAGTCGTGGATCG CCTCCGTCATCGGCTTCGCTTTCATGCCAGGCAACTTACTAGTGATGCCTCTCATGGATGTAATTGGCAGGAAAAAGTGCCACATCCTCTCCGTCATACCCATCTTAGTTGGATGGTTCCTGGTTCTTCTGGCTGACAACGTCCAAGCCTTAATCCTGGCCAGATTCTTACAGGGCATATCCATGGGCATATTAGGGCCTCTAGGCTCAATTATCATAAGTGAAATGACCGATCCAAAGTACCGGGGAGCCTTTCTGACTTGCATATCGTTATCCTTGACTATTGGAGTAATGTTCACGCATACAATCGGGACTTTGTTGAGCTGGCAGCAGACGGCTTTATTATGCTCCTTCTTAAGCTTTACGAGTTTGAACATGATTATTTTCACTCCTGAAACACCGCCATGGCTGATAGCGAAAGGAAAATACGAAGAGAGCAGAGAAGTATTTTATTGGCTTCGTGGGCAGGGGCCCGAACAAGAAGACGAGCTCCAACATATGATTACAGCTCAAAAGATGATTCGGAAGTCCAGTGTCGCTGGTCAGAAGCTTTCCTTCTGCACAAAAACTAAAAGATTCTTCAGATATATAGGATCCACTTTTAAGAAGCCTGAATTTTACAAGCCCATGTTGATCATGCTCCACGTGTTTGCTATGTTTCAATTCGCTGGCATAAATGTCATCAGTTCTTATGCCAAGGATATCATAGAACAAGTAGTGGGTCCTGAAGCAAACGCTGTAGTGCTCATGGTCATATTAGATTGCGAAAGACTCGTATGTAACATTTTAGCTGTGTTCATTATGCAGAAATGTAAAAGAAGAACGGTTCTGTTCACTTTAGGAGCAATATGCGTAATTTCATATATAAGTAAAGCAACATATGTGCTAACAAAGCAAAACAACTGGCTACCTTTCGAAAATCAGATTGTTCCTATATTtctaatatgtatgtacatgttTTCGCTTACATTCGGTTTATCGACAATCCCATTTGCGATTTCTGGagaaatatttccattggaataCAGGGGGTTGGGTGGTGGTCTCAGTGCATTGCCAGTGTCTCTGAATTTCTTTATAGCTGTGAAGAGTTTCCCAGTTTTGACAGGATCCATAGGTCTGCCATTAACGTATGTCGTGTATGGTGGAATAGTATCATACTGTCTGGTCGTACTTTGGTTTATTTTGCCAGAGACAAAGGATAGAACTCTTCAAGAGATAGAGGATGAATTGAGAGGAAACACTGTGCTTGAAGACAGGAGAGAGTCGGAACCTCTGAATGGCAATATCCTGCTGCGTCGGTACAGCTCCCAAATCATTGTACATTAA